One region of Bacillus pumilus genomic DNA includes:
- the sigE gene encoding RNA polymerase sporulation sigma factor SigE: MKKLKFKLTYYWYKLLMKLGLKSDEIYYIGGSEALPPPLSKDEEQELLVKLPKGDQTARAILIERNLRLVVYIARKFENTGINIEDLISIGTIGLIKAVNTFNPEKKIKLATYASRCIENEILMYLRRNNKIRSEVSFDEPLNIDWDGNELLLSDVLGTDDDIITRDIEANVDKKLLKKALEQLNDREKQIMELRFGLIGGEEKTQKDVADMLGISQSYISRLEKRIIKRLQKEFNKMV, translated from the coding sequence ATGAAAAAATTAAAATTTAAACTCACTTACTACTGGTATAAACTCCTCATGAAGCTAGGTCTAAAGAGTGATGAAATTTATTATATTGGTGGAAGTGAAGCGCTCCCGCCTCCATTATCAAAGGATGAAGAGCAGGAGCTGCTTGTCAAATTACCAAAGGGTGATCAAACCGCAAGAGCGATTCTGATTGAAAGAAATTTGCGTTTAGTCGTTTACATCGCAAGAAAATTTGAAAACACAGGTATTAATATTGAGGATTTAATCAGTATCGGAACCATTGGTCTGATCAAAGCAGTCAATACATTTAACCCAGAAAAAAAGATCAAGCTTGCAACATATGCTTCGAGATGTATTGAAAATGAGATTTTGATGTACTTACGTCGAAATAATAAAATCCGGTCAGAAGTTTCGTTTGATGAGCCGCTCAACATTGATTGGGACGGAAATGAACTGCTTTTATCAGACGTACTTGGAACAGATGATGATATTATCACACGCGATATTGAAGCAAATGTAGATAAAAAATTGCTGAAAAAAGCGCTCGAGCAATTAAATGACCGCGAAAAGCAGATCATGGAACTAAGATTTGGCTTAATTGGTGGTGAGGAAAAAACCCAAAAAGATGTCGCTGACATGCTTGGGATTTCACAGTCTTATATTTCGAGGCTTGAAAAAAGAATTATTAAACGATTACAAAAAGAATTTAATAAAATGGTCTAA